Below is a window of Flavobacterium sp. N2820 DNA.
CCAAACGAAGCGGAATTATTATTTGTAAGCACTTCCAATGATGGAATTTCAGCAAAAAATATTTTTAAGTATGCAATCGGGATAACTGGTTCAAGAGTACAACTATTTGATAATGCTATTATGCCCGACTGGAAATAAAAAAGCAGGTCAATGACCTGCTTAATGTATCCTTAATTTTTTTATTAATAACCAATTAAATATTAAATTAAGAAACACATAGTTTTAATATATTTATCCTAAAACTGTGAATGTCTCATCTATAATTGGTTAAAATTGAGAATAATAATGCTAATTTAAGATATTATAGTGATAAAACCAAATTATTTACTATAAAACATATATATTATACTGAAAACCATTGAATAAACGCCCTAGATTTTGAAATACTTACTTCATAGTAAAACAACTCGGCATTCTTTAATGATAACTCAATTCTTGAATTATTTTTGACGGTATGAATGTATTTTTTATTGATAATAAATTTTCTATTAATTCTAAAAAAATGATTATTATCAACCTCTTGTTCTATTTTTTCTAATGATTTATGAAGTAAAAACTGTCTATTTTCTGTTGTAAAAATAAACGTAGAATTGTTTTCACTAAAAAAATATAGAATATCTTTAACTTCGATTTTTTTCAAATGAGTTCCAAAAGCGACTAAATAAGAATTAATAAAAGTTGATTCTTTAAAGTTTGACCAATTAATTTCATTGTGAAAACCTGATTTTAAAGTTTCAATTTTTTCTAATAATCTATTCAGTTTGCTTTCGTCAATTGGTTTTAACAGATAATCAATTGAATTATAATTAAAGGCATTAAGTGCATATTCATCAAAAGCTG
It encodes the following:
- a CDS encoding LytR/AlgR family response regulator transcription factor — protein: MTAVIVEDEIPAGIRLERLLIQYEFQVLVVLNSVKKATAWFKDNKHPDIVFMDIKLRDGNCFEILDKVKIESKIVFTTAFDEYALNAFNYNSIDYLLKPIDESKLNRLLEKIETLKSGFHNEINWSNFKESTFINSYLVAFGTHLKKIEVKDILYFFSENNSTFIFTTENRQFLLHKSLEKIEQEVDNNHFFRINRKFIINKKYIHTVKNNSRIELSLKNAELFYYEVSISKSRAFIQWFSV